The nucleotide window TGATCCAGCCACCGAAGTCAGCTGCCGAGCCGATCCGACGCCCGCCGTCACCCGACCGGACCGCAGCCTTCAGCTCGATCGGTCCGACATATCGATAACTCCGCCCCCGCCCACTCACCTCAGCCAACCTAGATCACTTCCGACACACGCCCTAGTGTCCGCACCATGTGGGCTCAAGAGATCGTGGCCGGCCGACCGGCTTGGCGGCACACCCCTTCCGGAGTGGTCTTCCGGGCTGTGCCTGGTGGGACGTTCCGGATGGGCCTGTCCGACGCGGAACTGGACGCGGTTCGTGCCGTTGAGCGGGCCGACGGCGCCGATGACGACCTTGAAGCGTTCTTCGCCGGTGCGGTCCAGGCCCGGCCTGTGCGGGAAGTGCGGGTCGAGCCGTTCCTGATAGCCCGGCATCTGCTCACGGTGACGCAAGTACGGCACTGGCTGCCTGAGTACGAGGACAGCTTCGCCGACTCGGATTCGAGCACGGCCCGGCTCGAGGACGACTTGGACGACCTGCTTGGGACGTTGCCCTTCCGACTGTCCAGCGAGGCGGAGTGGGAGTACGCGGCCCGGGCGGGTACAACCACTCTGACCTTCCGAGGGGAGGGGAGGCCGGACGAGGACCAGGTGCTCGACTACTTCGCTGATGAAGAAAGCACTGCCGTGGCTGAGAAGGCCTTCGGGCTGGCGGCGATGGGGTCGGCCAACGAAATCTGCGCCGACGTATGGATCCCGCATTTCAAGGACGCGCCGGTGAATGCGCGCCCTCGCACCGGGGACGGACCGCGGGTGGTGCGCGGAGGAGCCGGCGACCTCTCTCCGTGGCAGGGCTGCGACGAGTGGCTGCTGTTGCTCTCCGCCACCCGCTACGAGTTCCAGGACTTCACCGCGGTCCGGCCGGTCGCTCCCGTGCCAACCAGTCAGGGACATGCCGGGCACGGAGACAACACCTAGACAAGACGCGCGCCCTGGGAGTTCTGGCACAGCGACAGGCCCCCTGCCGACGGAAGAACCGCGGACAGGGGCCTGCGGACGCGGGCTTACTTCTTCTTGCCCTGGGTCTTGCCGGGGATATCGGTGAGCCGGTTTTTTGCCGGTCCGGGGCGGTGGACTCGCGCGTCTGGTGGTCGCCGTTGGTCGTCATTGGCCACTGTTGAGCAGCCTCGGACGGCCCAGGGACGGCCCAGGATCCCGCTCATCGGCCCGCCTCGGAGGCGGTGCCGTTGGCTGATGTGGCTTTCTGGTGTGACCGCATTGCGGTTCGCAGAGCTTCGAGTTCGGTTCGGGGGAACGGCCGGCCCCATTTAGACTCGTAGGCTTCTTCGCCCTGCTTGTAGTCGATTCGGTCGAAGGCCCGGACGGCTGACCGTGCGAGTGCCGTAACGGTGTGGCGGCCTGACCAGAGAACTACCCCTGAGCTGTCCGGAGCTTGGGC belongs to Streptomyces sp. V3I8 and includes:
- a CDS encoding SUMF1/EgtB/PvdO family nonheme iron enzyme — encoded protein: MGLSDAELDAVRAVERADGADDDLEAFFAGAVQARPVREVRVEPFLIARHLLTVTQVRHWLPEYEDSFADSDSSTARLEDDLDDLLGTLPFRLSSEAEWEYAARAGTTTLTFRGEGRPDEDQVLDYFADEESTAVAEKAFGLAAMGSANEICADVWIPHFKDAPVNARPRTGDGPRVVRGGAGDLSPWQGCDEWLLLLSATRYEFQDFTAVRPVAPVPTSQGHAGHGDNT